A region of Roseobacter litoralis Och 149 DNA encodes the following proteins:
- a CDS encoding PAS-domain containing protein — protein MINPDDPLEVRVEKQAKIIEALMRRAGRQKDVGPSAYRAFQSAIELQQKMAAQSLELESVRYERELTRKTLAEALGSMEGGLAFFSHGTLNICNDLFKGLLPDISEHIVPGLSLARYFDLMSSSEYLVSTDRKLFTMRGALESDQNEGSVVSLVAEVTKDRWYQMSTQQTSPENTVLLLTEITALVRHNRREKEHLIDRQADYLQAVFQNMSSGVCTFSASGELMMQNGQFRSILGVPLSVLQPGTPLQELLDFMRSKSLITDNALLQMDAWRDELTKKGAVTTRVSHGAARVLDVQANLLPDGGFLVELKDVTLEVRSTEILENRVMERTAELTRANANLTEQYDEKARVEEELRVAKERAEAAVSSKTRFLAAASHDLLQPINAAKLLISSLQETTRETRFRPMVERLEGAFASAEYLLHSLLDISRLESADLDTVTTTNVSLEGFMLGIKADQMMLAAQKSVQLHVVPCSLVVRSDPVYLLRSIQNLVVNAIQYTDPGGRVLLGCRRTGDTVVLEVWDTGIGINIKDQSRIFDEFTRAENVPLGSGVGLGLSVVDRACRLLGHKLSVRSKPGVGSVFSIEMEVVKGAPSMPILQGPIEDTADAALDYIVMVIENDVDVLYGVTQRLELWGASVLAARTTAEALEFIDDLGMPPDIILADYQLDAGETGVQATLDLRAKTGTAIPAILITADRSETVRRLGAQHDMSVMTKPAELSRLRRLVDWKVRGRAASASASQVKVQTKVEGDSPA, from the coding sequence ATGATCAACCCAGACGACCCGCTTGAGGTACGGGTCGAAAAGCAGGCGAAGATCATCGAGGCATTGATGCGCCGCGCGGGTCGGCAAAAAGATGTCGGGCCGTCCGCCTATCGTGCCTTTCAATCCGCCATTGAGTTGCAACAAAAGATGGCCGCGCAGTCGCTTGAGCTGGAAAGTGTCCGCTATGAACGCGAACTCACGCGTAAAACCCTTGCTGAGGCATTGGGTTCCATGGAGGGCGGGCTTGCCTTTTTTTCTCACGGGACGCTGAACATCTGTAACGATCTGTTCAAAGGCCTGCTGCCGGATATTTCGGAGCACATCGTGCCGGGGCTGAGCCTTGCGCGCTACTTTGATCTCATGAGCAGCAGCGAATATCTTGTCTCGACCGACCGCAAACTGTTCACCATGCGGGGCGCATTGGAGAGCGATCAGAATGAAGGGTCCGTGGTCTCGCTGGTGGCCGAGGTCACCAAGGACCGTTGGTACCAGATGAGCACGCAGCAGACTTCGCCGGAAAATACGGTTTTGCTGCTGACGGAAATTACCGCTTTGGTGCGACACAACCGGCGCGAAAAAGAGCACCTGATCGACCGTCAGGCGGATTACCTGCAAGCGGTGTTCCAAAACATGAGTTCGGGTGTCTGTACGTTTTCCGCCTCTGGCGAGTTGATGATGCAAAACGGCCAGTTCCGCAGCATTCTTGGTGTGCCTCTCAGCGTGTTGCAACCGGGCACGCCATTGCAGGAATTGTTGGATTTCATGCGCTCCAAATCTCTGATCACGGACAACGCTTTGTTGCAGATGGACGCATGGCGCGATGAATTGACCAAGAAAGGGGCGGTGACCACGCGGGTGTCGCATGGTGCAGCACGGGTACTTGATGTGCAGGCCAACCTTTTGCCAGATGGCGGTTTTCTGGTTGAACTTAAAGACGTCACCTTGGAAGTGCGCTCAACCGAGATCCTTGAAAACCGCGTGATGGAGCGCACCGCAGAACTGACCCGCGCAAACGCGAATCTGACCGAACAATACGATGAAAAGGCCCGCGTCGAAGAAGAGTTACGCGTCGCAAAAGAACGCGCGGAGGCCGCGGTATCATCAAAAACGCGGTTTCTGGCTGCGGCCAGCCATGATCTGCTGCAGCCGATCAACGCCGCAAAACTCTTGATTTCCTCTTTACAGGAAACCACACGCGAAACCCGGTTCCGCCCCATGGTCGAGCGATTGGAAGGGGCGTTCGCCTCAGCGGAATACCTGCTGCATTCGTTGCTTGATATCTCGCGACTGGAAAGCGCGGACCTTGATACCGTGACGACGACCAACGTCAGCCTAGAGGGATTCATGCTGGGCATAAAGGCCGACCAGATGATGTTGGCGGCGCAGAAATCGGTGCAGTTACATGTTGTGCCTTGCAGCCTCGTGGTGCGCTCTGATCCGGTTTATCTGTTGCGTTCCATACAGAATCTTGTGGTCAATGCCATTCAATATACTGACCCGGGCGGGCGGGTTCTGTTGGGGTGTCGGCGAACCGGTGATACCGTTGTGTTGGAGGTTTGGGACACTGGCATCGGGATAAACATCAAAGACCAGTCGCGAATTTTCGACGAATTTACGCGCGCCGAAAATGTGCCGCTCGGCTCTGGTGTCGGTTTGGGTCTGTCGGTTGTCGACAGAGCGTGCCGCTTGCTTGGTCACAAACTTTCCGTCCGCTCAAAGCCGGGGGTTGGATCTGTTTTCAGCATTGAGATGGAAGTCGTCAAAGGCGCCCCCAGCATGCCTATTCTGCAAGGCCCAATCGAAGACACGGCGGACGCTGCCCTCGATTACATCGTCATGGTCATCGAAAATGATGTGGATGTGCTTTATGGTGTAACGCAGCGGCTGGAACTTTGGGGCGCAAGCGTTCTCGCGGCACGGACCACGGCCGAAGCGTTGGAATTCATCGACGATCTTGGCATGCCGCCCGACATCATTCTGGCGGATTACCAATTGGATGCGGGCGAAACCGGCGTACAGGCGACGCTTGATCTGCGGGCCAAGACCGGCACCGCGATTCCCGCGATCCTGATCACGGCGGATCGCAGCGAAACAGTGCGTCGCCTCGGTGCGCAGCATGATATGTCCGTGATGACCAAGCCTGCTGAGCTTTCGCGTTTGCGGCGGTTGGTTGACTGGAAGGTTCGTGGCCGTGCAGCCTCTGCCTCCGCGTCGCAGGTCAAGGTACAGACAAAAGTCGAAGGTGACAGTCCCGCATGA
- a CDS encoding FIST N-terminal domain-containing protein gives MDSARAEPSCVRVALSRAVDAAAAARIAAQQINARDTCFVLAFVPGDRNGAVIAHSLEEALGGVPVFGCSTAGQITTEGYETDALLLLAFPKTHFRCASVLMEPLNPLSTTAAATLAQRHVQKFSHTAGWNRLGLIFTDGLSKQEDMLISALETTLGDLPIFGGSAGDGLRFEQTYVLHNGHIHHNAAVLLVLETDLPFQGIGFDHFLPGDSQMIITDADPDDRKVFEINGAPAAQEYARLVGCAVEDLSPQIFAENPLLIEYKDNHYVRAISDAGEDGALSFLAAIDDGLIMTLGQGQEIIETLQAGLDIRDAKGRRPDFILGFDCVLRKLEIEQKQLAHAVSKVLGAAHVFGFNTYGEQHCGVHMNQTLVGVAFFGPEQRALC, from the coding sequence ACGCGCCGTTGACGCAGCCGCAGCGGCGCGGATCGCGGCGCAACAGATCAACGCGCGTGATACCTGTTTCGTGCTTGCGTTCGTACCGGGTGATCGCAACGGCGCGGTGATTGCCCATAGCCTTGAAGAGGCGCTGGGCGGTGTCCCGGTTTTTGGGTGCTCGACGGCGGGTCAGATCACAACTGAGGGCTATGAAACCGACGCGCTGCTGTTACTGGCATTTCCCAAGACACATTTTCGCTGTGCCTCGGTTTTGATGGAGCCGCTCAACCCGCTGTCGACGACGGCGGCGGCAACCCTTGCGCAGCGCCATGTCCAGAAATTTTCCCATACAGCAGGGTGGAACCGGCTTGGGCTGATCTTCACGGACGGATTGTCCAAGCAGGAAGACATGTTGATTTCAGCATTGGAAACCACTTTGGGCGATTTGCCTATTTTTGGGGGTTCCGCCGGGGACGGGCTGAGGTTTGAACAAACCTATGTGCTGCACAATGGGCACATTCATCACAATGCTGCGGTGTTGCTGGTGCTTGAGACCGATCTGCCGTTTCAGGGCATCGGCTTTGATCACTTTCTGCCGGGCGACAGCCAGATGATCATCACAGATGCCGATCCTGATGACCGCAAGGTGTTTGAAATCAACGGCGCACCGGCGGCGCAGGAATATGCCCGTCTGGTCGGATGTGCCGTGGAGGATCTGTCCCCGCAGATTTTTGCCGAGAACCCGTTACTCATCGAGTATAAAGACAATCACTACGTCCGCGCGATTTCAGATGCGGGCGAGGACGGCGCGCTGTCATTTCTGGCCGCTATTGATGATGGGCTAATCATGACGCTGGGGCAGGGCCAAGAGATCATCGAGACGCTGCAGGCCGGATTGGATATTCGCGACGCAAAGGGGCGCCGCCCGGATTTCATCCTCGGGTTTGACTGCGTGTTGCGCAAACTTGAGATCGAGCAAAAGCAGCTGGCGCATGCGGTTTCGAAAGTTCTGGGCGCAGCGCATGTCTTTGGGTTCAATACTTACGGCGAGCAACATTGCGGCGTTCATATGAACCAGACGCTGGTTGGCGTGGCCTTTTTCGGCCCTGAGCAGAGGGCCTTGTGTTGA